Proteins found in one Flavobacterium channae genomic segment:
- a CDS encoding head GIN domain-containing protein, producing MKKTFLTFIIGSIFSFGIAQTEKSVGDFTKVTAFDKIDVNLVASTENKVVLTGANSHEVELVNKNGELKIRMPLTKMLSGDDVSATVYFKKIDAVEANEGSRVASKDEISAINFDIICKEGSEVKLTNLQADRLQVRVSQGSIVTTKGVVKNQDIVSNSGGKYDGQDCKTEQTVVTVNAGGMAHVHATDLVDAKTRAGGEIIIYGKPKQINEKKIAGGTIEQAK from the coding sequence ATGAAAAAAACATTTTTAACCTTTATAATCGGTTCCATCTTTTCATTTGGAATAGCCCAAACCGAAAAAAGCGTTGGTGATTTTACTAAAGTAACTGCTTTTGATAAAATTGATGTCAACTTGGTGGCATCAACTGAAAACAAAGTAGTTTTAACAGGAGCAAATTCGCATGAAGTTGAATTAGTAAACAAAAATGGCGAATTAAAAATCAGAATGCCTTTAACAAAAATGTTAAGTGGTGACGATGTTTCTGCAACGGTTTATTTTAAAAAAATTGATGCAGTTGAAGCAAATGAAGGAAGTAGAGTTGCTTCAAAAGATGAAATATCAGCCATTAATTTTGATATCATTTGTAAAGAAGGTTCTGAAGTAAAATTAACTAATTTACAAGCTGATCGTTTACAAGTTCGTGTTTCACAAGGAAGTATTGTAACTACAAAAGGAGTAGTAAAAAACCAAGATATTGTATCGAATTCAGGTGGAAAATACGATGGTCAAGATTGTAAAACAGAACAAACAGTAGTTACGGTAAACGCTGGTGGTATGGCTCACGTGCATGCAACAGATTTAGTAGATGCTAAAACAAGAGCTGGTGGTGAAATTATAATCTATGGAAAACCAAAACAAATCAACGAAAAGAAAATCGCTGGAGGAACAATTGAACAAGCGAAATAA
- a CDS encoding LysE family translocator, which yields MYLHDILTAIPWGLLLAFSIGPGFFVLLETSITKGFRAAFVFDLGIVFGDIIFILIAYLSTNQLLEQLKDNPTLFVIGGIIMLAYGLISFIMLKRNFQKQQVVEQDDDNIPKKNYFALFFKGFLLNFINIGVLGFWMMIIITYGPQMEMNTSRISIFFAAILFFYLAFDVAKILLAKQLKHRLTPINIYKIKRVISVVILIFGLFFILQGFFPKEKEMITNKLLPDTTVTE from the coding sequence TTGTACTTACACGATATACTTACCGCAATTCCTTGGGGACTTTTGTTAGCTTTTTCAATTGGTCCTGGTTTTTTTGTATTACTTGAAACTAGTATTACTAAAGGGTTTAGAGCAGCTTTTGTTTTTGACTTAGGAATAGTTTTTGGGGATATTATCTTTATTTTGATCGCGTATTTAAGTACCAATCAACTTTTAGAACAATTAAAAGATAATCCTACTTTGTTTGTTATTGGTGGCATTATTATGTTGGCTTACGGATTGATTTCATTCATCATGCTAAAAAGAAATTTCCAAAAGCAACAAGTAGTAGAACAAGACGATGATAACATTCCTAAAAAGAATTATTTTGCTTTATTCTTCAAAGGTTTTTTATTGAATTTCATCAACATTGGAGTATTAGGTTTTTGGATGATGATTATCATTACGTACGGACCTCAAATGGAAATGAATACTTCTCGAATTTCCATCTTTTTTGCTGCTATTTTATTCTTTTATTTAGCTTTTGATGTAGCAAAAATTCTATTAGCCAAACAATTAAAACACCGATTAACACCAATCAACATTTACAAAATTAAACGTGTAATTAGTGTAGTAATCTTAATTTTTGGATTGTTTTTCATCCTTCAAGGTTTCTTCCCAAAAGAAAAAGAAATGATAACCAATAAGTTATTACCTGATACAACTGTAACTGAATAA